CTACTGTTCAGGTGAGTAGCACTGTTTATATGAAATTCCGTTTTGTTCACATTCTGAATTGTTGTCTCTGTTCTGTTGTTTCTTTCGATTCATTGTTTACatacgtgttttttttctttctttctttactgaacttTTATAGTCATCTATGAACTCAAGTTTGGTATATATAATTCGTATATTTAATAAATCGTGCTCGTGTTTTGTATAATAGCCCAGAACTAGTGAATATTCATCCGTTAGTTCGTACTTAGAAATCCATGTTGTAGGTTTGTAGTGTTCCAAACAACGTTATTTCTGATTGAgagttaaaacaaaatgttaattaattaattattttttctttgagcTAGTATTTGATTATTAAAAGCTAATAGTTATTGTTGTAACGTTGGTTTTGCGTCAgggtgttgtttttaattatttgaggAATATAAGGCTACTAATAGTTCACGtaacgataacaaattagtttattttacaaCCTATACACTATTATCACCTGTACACAGTTATAAATGTAGGCTTAAGTTTACAAATACCTTTTTCACTTCTACACCGTGGATTTACTCTTTAATGTTACTAcagttaacatataaaataaacttgcttGTAAAATTTTATGGTCAATCGATTGATTAGTTGAATATACGCAGTAACTAACAATGATGCAAATACTTCACTGAATGACTGACACTGTCAACTGAGAAGCGGTTCGATACTTCATGTattcttgtatttataatatatccttgtttctagatattttataaactttctagGTCACTAATATTCACTAACATTTTAGGTATTTGATAAACTTATTTGATGTTAACGTTATACGTCCTCTAGCTAATATCTGATATGCAGCTGACAGCACGCTCCGCACCTTCAGCTACGGAGATTGTTATCTTGCaaattaattccactattcagcTAAGAGTAGTTATGAAAGCAGCGATTGCTGCTAACTGGTTACTCTCTCTCTGCTCAAGTTGAAAATACTAAATAGCATTCCAAAGGTGAGTTTTGTGGTATATTCCGGCTAGTAGATTTCTCTCAGAATATTCAGTTAGGGCCTTGAAGTTTGGTGTGTGAAGTAAGAACCCAGTAAagcacatccactgaaaatatgtgttaatttgggattttATTGTCTTAGATATAGAAGGTTGAATATTGCTaaactactactactattattaaaactagcCGATTAACCGTGGCGCCACTGCATTAGACCCGCGTGTGACGTTTTCATAACGTCATAtatgcaccctgagaatggaaaaaaaaagttctccGTCACAAAAAGCAGAGGAGAAACGGGAATATCGTGACCCCTATtccaaatctacatgcacacaggataaaaatttcgtaAAGTTGGGGGTTGGACGTtgcgtaataaaaaagttttttttcagtatcataaaTATAAGCAAGTAttcaattataattattgtatgatGATGATACATTGTGTCACCCAGCGGGTTGCTTTGGCTGCATGATACACTAACTTATGTCTTGATAAAATAAAAGCAGTATTAAAGTGAAGATTTGAACGATACCAAATTAAAGTGTGTACACTGTGCTTGTCCCTCCGATTATAACTGAGCTAGTCAGAAATAAAGGGTCACATCATGAAAggcatacaaaaataattttctcaacaCACAGCAAAaggaaaatgtttcaaaaatctgCTAAGCAAAAGAGAACTCTACTTTTTAATACGAATCGTACAAATAACAACTTAAGTCAGGTTTATACACCAAACACTATTCTGTGCATGGCCTTTGTCCACTTCTGTTCAAACTTCAGACACAGAAGTCTTCAGATCATTACCCAATTTGTTTtagaatactttttttaaaattttgcacgaAGCTAATCAAAGACTATTTGAACCAGCCGTTCATAATTTGAAGTGAGactatatagagagagaactgCTAGTCAAAACTACCCAGCGCTAACTTTTGAGCTATatcttttttatcaatgaatagttagattgacAATCATATTGTAACACCTCTACGACTGAAAAGACGGGCATGTTTAGTGAAGGGATTTGATCCCATGACGCTATGACtgtgagtcgaatgccctaacagCCACACCATACCAGACTTCTGACAGAAAATACAGCTTTCTATTCTTGGATTTACAAGGTATCTTCGCTTCAAGGAACTGTTACTTTCCAATTAGGGAATGAGGTCTCCGACAGAGTTGGCAAGAAGCAAAGTTAAGATATGTTTATTTGAACAACTTTAGACAGCCAAACTGAGCTCAAACAAAATACTGAGGCCCggtatggcaaggtggttaaggcactcgactcgtaatttgagggtcgcgggttcgaatccccgttacaccagacatattctccctttcagccgtggaggcattataatgtgatagtcaatcccactattcgatggtaaaagagtagctcaggagttggcggtgggtagcgatgacctgctgtcttccctctagtattacactgttaaattagggacggctagcgcagatagcccttctgtagctttgcgcgaaattacaaaaaaaataattgaaacttcGAAAATTTTTACATGTCAGCTGAGATGGTGAGCAAAAACTTGATGCTGTCCTGTAACAACATTTCCTATTGGTATCTCCCTTGAATAAATAaagatcaatatatatatattccaaactGATTAGATATTTTctcattaaatttttttagttaaaaaacacaaaccatCCTAAGTATATACATTAACTTAACATGATTTAAGTAAGTCATATTATTCTAATGAAGTAAGAAATTTACTTTTACTAAAGGTAAAAAATGCTGAaatggatgttttaaaaacaaaatgatgtgTTAAGAATCAAATGTGTAATAAAACCATTTATATTTGAAGTTTATAACTTCATCTGGTATGGCCTGATGGCTATGGTGCTTTATTCACATTTTACAgttaacgggttcgaatccacttcACCGAACGtgttctccctttcagtcgtgcggtttatgaaattattatcaGTCTCACTATTTGGTGGTGAGAGAGTAatcaaaaagttggcggtgggtgatattatcaagctgccttccctctagtctgtcactgctaaaatagggacagctaaCATAGACGACCCCcgctttgcacaaaattttaaGTAGAGAAACTTCGTTATAGTTTTTAGGATATGAAcctccaaaaacaaaaaaacaccgcAAATACACTATGTACGAGGTGTGTGAATTACATTTGCCTTTTCTTAGAAGTCCTGTATGTTCCTTTTTGTTTCAGTAACTTAGCAACAAACGTGAAGATGAAAATTGGTGTTATCCTGACATGCTCCATAGCGGTTGCTGTGTCAGCACCCTCTACTAGTAAGTTGTGAAAAATATCTTGGTGAATTTAacatagaaacttttatttaatagtACTTAAATtagattataaaagaaaaataacagtgAACACAGTGtaagatattagttttatttttagttcgTGACCTTTCAGAGGAAAATTAATATCTATGCAGTCGacttaaataatttaagaaatatgaaCTATTTTCCCTAATGCTATTGAATGTGTCATGCTACCTGCAAATACATTTTGCAGAATATTTCTAGATTATTATTTCTGTGACTTACGTTTATTATAAAGAATGCTTACGTAGTCTAcatggttttatatataattttaatcttCTGAAATTCTCAAAGAAAAAAGAACAGGTACTCTGGTGGGTGAAGTGAACCTGTTTTTGAAAAGGGGGGGGGAACTATATGTAAAATACGACATTTAGTACCGGTGAGTACCGGCAGAATTTTACCCCTGCTTTTACTGATCTTAGAGTTAGTCTGGCTGATTGTTAAATTAAGATGTTTTTACTTTTAGGGCTGATGTTAACCCAGGGGAATGCGAATCGTTATATTGATGACCTTATCTTGAATTTTCGAAAGAACAAGGATTACGTTTCTAAAATTGACCCTTTCAGAATTTCTTTAGTTGTGGAAAATCCGAACAATAAGGTATACAATGTGGTCGTGAGAGGACTTTCAAACTTAAAACGATCTGGTAACGTTACCCTAAAAGTGAACAACAACACTGAAATTGCGGAGTTAGATGGAGGAATATCAGTCACGGGTATTACATTTACCGGTAGTTACTGGGCTAAATGGTGGATATTCAAGATCAGCGGACAGATATATGGACAGCTCAGCGAAGTAGCTATGAAACTTATCTTAAGTACCAAATTAAGTACAGGACAGACCAATTTGAAATATCTCGAAGTCAATAGGTTTTCCagatttaatataacaaaagtcACAGGTTTAACCTTTCTTTTCAACTGGATTTTGAAAATCATAGTAAACATCGTGGCACAAAGAATGAAGGATCAAATAATTCAAACAATGGAaattaatttgaagaaaaatatccgcgaaatattgaataaaatcaaGTTTCCGCAGAATTAAACGAAATGTTTTTGTGTGAATtatcaacaaatatttgtattcataaaacactcaactttagagattatatttgtaaaatgacAATTTGAGGtttgaataaagtaaaaaaaaatgactCAATATACAATTTACAGAAGTAAGAAATCAAGTTTTGTTGGAAACTAAGTGTCAGACTTGAATCAAAAATTAgcatgtaatttaaaaattacgtTCAATAACCTatgtacttgtattttttttttcaaatttccgtGCTGAAATGAAATTACGGGGcg
This sequence is a window from Tachypleus tridentatus isolate NWPU-2018 chromosome 5, ASM421037v1, whole genome shotgun sequence. Protein-coding genes within it:
- the LOC143250261 gene encoding uncharacterized protein LOC143250261 isoform X1; translation: MIETGIKTSLLFSNLATNVKMKIGVILTCSIAVAVSAPSTRLMLTQGNANRYIDDLILNFRKNKDYVSKIDPFRISLVVENPNNKVYNVVVRGLSNLKRSGNVTLKVNNNTEIAELDGGISVTGITFTGSYWAKWWIFKISGQIYGQLSEVAMKLILSTKLSTGQTNLKYLEVNRFSRFNITKVTGLTFLFNWILKIIVNIVAQRMKDQIIQTMEINLKKNIREILNKIKFPQN
- the LOC143250261 gene encoding uncharacterized protein LOC143250261 isoform X2, giving the protein MKIGVILTCSIAVAVSAPSTRLMLTQGNANRYIDDLILNFRKNKDYVSKIDPFRISLVVENPNNKVYNVVVRGLSNLKRSGNVTLKVNNNTEIAELDGGISVTGITFTGSYWAKWWIFKISGQIYGQLSEVAMKLILSTKLSTGQTNLKYLEVNRFSRFNITKVTGLTFLFNWILKIIVNIVAQRMKDQIIQTMEINLKKNIREILNKIKFPQN